A single genomic interval of Terriglobus albidus harbors:
- a CDS encoding GGDEF domain-containing protein, translating into MNRSVSGTLSIPALLMTLVATFLAAWLTLGVFGRSDQLIYLWPLTGLQLGLLLPLWQRDWASVLARQAAGAAGLIAGATVAGLPPGIAVMLGLINACEVFLCGWIVSPAVVTFDDLKERTHVLRFGIAAIVAPVIMGSIAAIPVAPVTHQSFLHVATTSVLSDALGIVIIMPVVLFLTSGEYRTFKKLRPYLLRAILTGIAFVVTAVYVFWQNQNPLLYIVFPPMVIMVLAMGLEGAVFSGVVLTIVGGTATSLHHGPLWLAVNASAEHRMVLLQLFLIVSVVTALPVGALLDERRREARSADEARSIYQTLLQNAEDTIILSSFDGTRRYISPAIKTLTGWTPAEFLAMDRMQTFHPDDRDMARLVMESMASGKRQHVIRYRIAQKEGGYRWVEAVARAYFDETSDTVLGYVGTIRDISSLKQTEEIWQMERETLTREKLAMARLANTDALTVLPNRRAFDDALLRQLSRAAAVSVMMIDVDFFKAYNDLYGHQAGDDCLRQIAQALQSKVGRGGDVVARLGGEEFGVLLPGADADGARRVAESMRNAIWELDIPHQSSPLGRITISIGIANWADIREHDTALLIQQADRALYVSKRAGKNRVTIAGAMPVAV; encoded by the coding sequence ATGAACCGATCGGTCTCCGGCACGCTGAGCATTCCCGCACTGCTGATGACGCTCGTCGCCACATTTCTGGCGGCGTGGCTGACTCTCGGCGTCTTTGGACGCAGCGATCAGCTGATTTATCTCTGGCCTCTGACAGGACTGCAGCTTGGCCTGCTGCTGCCCCTATGGCAGCGGGACTGGGCCTCGGTTCTGGCTCGCCAGGCAGCCGGGGCAGCCGGCCTCATTGCTGGCGCTACCGTCGCGGGTCTGCCGCCCGGCATCGCTGTCATGCTTGGCCTCATCAACGCCTGTGAAGTGTTCCTCTGTGGCTGGATCGTAAGTCCGGCAGTTGTGACCTTCGACGACCTTAAGGAACGCACGCATGTTCTACGCTTCGGTATCGCCGCCATCGTTGCTCCAGTCATAATGGGCAGCATCGCCGCCATCCCGGTAGCCCCTGTCACCCACCAGAGCTTCCTACACGTGGCCACGACCTCCGTCCTTTCGGATGCACTTGGCATCGTCATCATCATGCCGGTCGTTCTGTTTCTTACCAGCGGAGAATACAGGACCTTCAAGAAACTGCGGCCTTACCTTCTGCGAGCGATCCTCACCGGAATAGCCTTTGTCGTCACAGCGGTTTACGTATTCTGGCAGAATCAAAATCCGCTTCTTTATATCGTTTTCCCACCCATGGTGATCATGGTGCTGGCGATGGGCCTTGAAGGCGCCGTGTTCTCCGGCGTGGTGCTCACGATCGTGGGCGGCACCGCAACTAGTCTGCATCACGGCCCACTCTGGCTGGCGGTCAATGCCAGCGCCGAGCATCGCATGGTTCTATTACAGCTCTTCCTTATCGTGAGCGTGGTAACAGCGCTTCCGGTAGGCGCGCTGCTGGACGAGCGCCGCCGCGAAGCCCGGTCCGCAGATGAAGCGCGTTCCATCTACCAGACGCTGCTGCAGAACGCCGAGGACACCATCATCCTGTCCTCCTTCGATGGAACACGGCGATACATCTCTCCGGCGATCAAGACGCTCACCGGCTGGACCCCGGCCGAGTTTCTCGCGATGGATCGCATGCAGACCTTCCATCCGGACGACCGTGATATGGCCCGCCTGGTGATGGAGAGCATGGCCAGCGGAAAGCGTCAGCATGTCATCCGTTATCGCATCGCACAGAAAGAGGGGGGTTACCGATGGGTAGAGGCTGTCGCCCGCGCCTACTTCGATGAGACATCAGATACAGTTCTCGGATATGTCGGCACCATCCGCGATATCTCCTCTCTGAAACAGACCGAAGAGATCTGGCAGATGGAGCGCGAGACTCTGACGCGCGAAAAACTGGCCATGGCCAGACTGGCCAATACGGATGCTCTGACCGTTCTGCCCAATCGCCGGGCCTTCGACGATGCTCTGCTGCGTCAATTGAGCCGTGCGGCGGCTGTCTCCGTCATGATGATCGATGTGGATTTTTTCAAGGCCTACAACGATCTATACGGTCATCAGGCCGGCGATGACTGTCTGCGACAGATTGCACAGGCGCTGCAGAGCAAGGTTGGACGTGGAGGCGACGTCGTCGCCCGCCTGGGCGGCGAGGAGTTCGGCGTATTGCTTCCAGGCGCCGATGCAGACGGCGCTCGCCGCGTTGCGGAATCCATGCGGAACGCGATCTGGGAGCTGGATATCCCTCACCAGAGCTCTCCGCTCGGGCGCATCACCATCAGCATCGGCATCGCAAATTGGGCTGATATCCGCGAACATGACACGGCGCTTCTGATTCAACAGGCGGACCGCGCCCTCTATGTCAGCAAGCGCGCTGGTAAAAACCGAGTGACCATCGCCGGTGCCATGCCGGTTGCGGTTTAG
- a CDS encoding (Fe-S)-binding protein: MSHLHQIEASPKPSAFDPHHPPSKELLSDCVHCGFCLPACPTYVLWGEEMDSPRGRIYMMAKATQGEAGLDQTFRTHIDNCLGCMACMTACPSGVQYNKLIEDTRSQIERHIPRSTDDSLFRKLLFATFPHPARLRLMAYPMLAYQRLGLQKLVRATGLLKLLPKRLQAMEALLPRVPDSLFRSHITLANKARTNDRPRVGLLTGCVQQVFFQHVNEATARVLEAEGCQVVVPENQQCCGALMVHTGVEDEALRMAKQTIAQFEAANVDYIAINAAGCGSTMKEYGFLLRDDPQWAERAAAFSAKCRDISELLSVLEPRSPRHPLPLRVAYQDACHLRHAQGIYAEPRTLLKTIPGLDLREVPEANLCCGSAGIYNLVQPEPAAELGDRKVDNLLSTEAEALISANPGCLLQLQAGLRRRGHAEIPTFHMVELLDASIRNLSAEELLHRRS, encoded by the coding sequence ATGTCCCATCTGCACCAGATCGAAGCTTCTCCCAAGCCCTCGGCCTTTGACCCGCATCATCCGCCATCAAAGGAACTGCTCTCCGACTGCGTTCACTGCGGCTTCTGCCTCCCCGCATGTCCCACCTATGTACTGTGGGGCGAAGAGATGGATTCACCTCGCGGGCGCATCTACATGATGGCGAAGGCCACGCAGGGTGAAGCCGGTCTGGACCAGACCTTCCGCACGCACATCGACAACTGCCTGGGCTGCATGGCCTGTATGACCGCCTGCCCCTCCGGCGTGCAGTACAACAAGCTCATCGAGGACACGCGCTCCCAGATCGAACGTCATATCCCGCGCTCGACGGATGACTCTCTCTTCCGCAAGCTGCTCTTCGCCACCTTCCCTCATCCAGCACGGCTGCGCCTGATGGCCTATCCCATGCTGGCCTATCAGCGGCTTGGACTGCAGAAGCTGGTCCGTGCCACCGGGCTTCTGAAACTGCTTCCCAAACGCCTGCAGGCGATGGAAGCCCTGCTGCCTCGCGTGCCTGACTCGCTCTTTCGGAGCCATATCACACTCGCCAATAAGGCCAGGACGAACGACCGTCCGCGCGTTGGGCTTCTGACCGGCTGTGTACAACAGGTCTTCTTCCAGCATGTGAACGAGGCTACCGCGCGAGTGCTGGAGGCCGAGGGCTGCCAGGTCGTCGTGCCTGAAAACCAGCAGTGCTGCGGCGCACTGATGGTGCACACCGGGGTCGAAGACGAAGCCCTGCGGATGGCCAAACAGACCATCGCCCAGTTCGAGGCAGCCAATGTCGACTACATCGCCATCAACGCTGCGGGATGCGGTTCCACGATGAAGGAGTATGGCTTTCTGCTCCGCGACGACCCGCAATGGGCCGAACGCGCTGCGGCTTTCAGCGCGAAGTGCCGCGATATCTCGGAGCTGCTGAGCGTCCTCGAACCTCGCAGCCCGCGCCATCCGCTGCCCTTGCGGGTCGCTTACCAGGATGCCTGCCACCTGCGCCATGCCCAGGGTATCTATGCCGAACCACGCACCCTGCTGAAGACCATTCCCGGCCTCGATCTCCGCGAGGTGCCCGAGGCCAATCTCTGCTGCGGTTCGGCGGGTATCTATAACCTGGTTCAGCCCGAACCGGCCGCCGAGCTTGGTGACCGTAAGGTCGACAACCTGCTCTCGACCGAGGCGGAGGCGCTGATCTCCGCCAATCCCGGCTGCCTGCTACAGCTCCAGGCCGGTCTGCGCCGGCGTGGCCATGCGGAGATCCCCACCTTCCACATGGTGGAGCTGCTGGACGCCAGCATCCGCAATCTGTCCGCAGAGGAGCTGCTGCATCGCCGCTCCTGA